In Streptomyces sp. SID8374, one genomic interval encodes:
- a CDS encoding acyl-CoA thioesterase, with translation MTFSVDVTVRGYELDTQGHLNQAVYLQYAEHARWELLRAAGLPQEKLLADGVGPVQLEVTVKYLRELRGGERVRVTCRFDYGTGKTFTLEQQIIKEDGTVAAEITGVAGVLDLAARRLVPDPQGRLAALAGNPDLLTG, from the coding sequence ATGACCTTCTCCGTTGACGTGACCGTGCGCGGCTACGAACTCGACACCCAGGGCCATCTCAACCAGGCCGTCTACCTCCAGTACGCCGAACACGCCCGCTGGGAGCTGCTGCGGGCCGCCGGGCTCCCCCAGGAGAAGCTGCTGGCCGACGGGGTCGGCCCGGTGCAGCTGGAGGTCACCGTGAAGTACCTGCGCGAGCTGCGGGGCGGGGAGCGGGTACGGGTCACCTGCCGCTTCGACTACGGCACCGGGAAGACGTTCACCCTGGAGCAGCAGATCATCAAGGAGGACGGCACCGTGGCCGCCGAGATCACCGGGGTGGCCGGCGTCCTCGACCTGGCCGCACGCCGCCTCGTCCCGGACCCGCAGGGCCGTCTGGCCGCGCTGGCGGGCAACCCGGACCTGCTGACCGGCTGA
- a CDS encoding EF-hand domain-containing protein, translated as MTTEATRRVALVFSLFDANANGVLEADDFDLMAERVVREAHASDQAAKDAMRAAFRRYWTTLLTELDANGDGEISFEEFSACVLSPERFDATVAVFAEALAALGDPDGDGLIERPLFMALMKAIGFEPANIDALFDAFEPTDGDRIRVETWVAGIKDYYAPGKAGIPGDHLVVGTPV; from the coding sequence ATGACCACTGAGGCCACCCGGCGGGTCGCGCTCGTCTTCTCCCTGTTCGACGCCAACGCCAACGGCGTCCTGGAGGCCGACGACTTCGACCTCATGGCCGAACGCGTCGTGCGGGAGGCGCATGCGTCGGACCAGGCGGCGAAGGACGCGATGCGTGCGGCGTTCCGGCGGTACTGGACGACCCTGCTCACCGAACTCGACGCCAACGGGGACGGGGAGATCAGCTTCGAGGAGTTCAGCGCCTGCGTGCTGTCGCCGGAGCGGTTCGACGCGACGGTCGCCGTGTTCGCCGAGGCGCTGGCCGCGCTCGGCGACCCGGACGGCGACGGCCTGATCGAAAGGCCCCTGTTCATGGCGCTGATGAAGGCGATCGGGTTCGAGCCCGCCAACATCGACGCCCTCTTCGACGCGTTCGAGCCGACCGACGGCGACCGGATCCGGGTGGAGACGTGGGTCGCCGGGATCAAGGACTACTACGCACCCGGAAAGGCCGGCATCCCCGGCGACCACCTGGTCGTCGGCACCCCCGTATGA
- a CDS encoding aldose epimerase family protein, protein MPTVHRKPFGRAHGQSETDLWTLDSGTGVRAEILSYGGVLHSLTVPDTAGVPGPVVRSLPALDDYTDKNPYFGAIVGRYANRIAHGRFTLDGTTHHIPANDRGHALHGGPEGFHTKVWAAAPDRTDSAAILRLTLHSPDGDMGFPGALDVTATYTLDTDGTLALEYTAVTDRPTVVNLTNHAYLNLGADDILGHTLQVDADHYLPVDAGSIPEGPPAPVTGTPFDLTTPQPIRNVLSRPHPQLALAGGFDHCWVLRDQAPGTLRRAARLTAPGDRRTLELWTTEPGLQVYTANQLDGAFTDGTGHRHERHGSLCLETQHLPDSPNRPAHPSTVLRPGETLRSRTEWRFPHLHGKASRLRPSAAL, encoded by the coding sequence ATGCCCACCGTGCACCGCAAACCGTTCGGCCGCGCCCACGGGCAGAGCGAGACCGACCTCTGGACCCTCGACTCCGGCACCGGCGTACGGGCCGAGATCCTCAGCTACGGCGGTGTCCTGCACAGCCTCACCGTGCCGGACACCGCCGGCGTTCCCGGCCCGGTGGTCCGCTCGCTGCCCGCCCTCGACGACTACACCGACAAGAACCCCTACTTCGGGGCGATCGTCGGCCGGTACGCCAACCGCATCGCCCACGGCCGCTTCACCCTCGACGGCACCACGCACCACATCCCCGCCAACGACCGGGGCCACGCCCTGCACGGCGGCCCCGAAGGCTTCCACACCAAGGTCTGGGCGGCGGCCCCCGACCGTACGGACTCCGCCGCAATCCTCCGCCTCACCCTGCACAGCCCCGACGGCGACATGGGCTTCCCCGGCGCACTCGACGTCACCGCCACCTACACCCTGGACACCGACGGCACGCTCGCCCTGGAGTACACGGCCGTCACCGACCGGCCCACCGTCGTCAACCTCACCAACCACGCCTACCTCAACCTCGGCGCCGACGACATCCTCGGCCACACCCTCCAGGTCGACGCCGACCACTACCTCCCGGTCGACGCAGGCTCCATCCCCGAAGGCCCGCCGGCCCCGGTCACCGGCACCCCGTTCGACCTCACCACCCCGCAGCCGATACGGAACGTCCTCTCCCGCCCCCACCCCCAACTCGCCCTGGCCGGAGGCTTCGACCACTGCTGGGTGCTGCGCGACCAGGCCCCCGGCACCCTCCGCCGCGCCGCCCGCCTCACCGCCCCCGGCGACCGGCGCACCCTGGAGCTGTGGACCACCGAACCCGGTCTCCAGGTCTACACCGCCAACCAACTCGACGGCGCGTTCACCGACGGCACCGGCCACCGCCACGAACGCCACGGGTCGCTCTGCCTGGAGACCCAGCACCTGCCCGACTCACCCAACCGCCCGGCCCACCCCAGCACCGTGCTGCGCCCCGGTGAAACCCTGCGCAGCCGCACCGAATGGCGCTTTCCACATCTGCACGGGAAGGCAAGCCGGTTGCGGCCCTCCGCAGCCCTCTGA
- a CDS encoding cytochrome P450, with protein MTDVRDAISYPIAAPEALAPPAEWQELRSTCPVARVTFPSGDEAALLTRYEDVRAALSDPRLSREGLASPDAARVSAGEAEGIFSSPMARALNDEGHERWRRMVGKWFTARRMAALKPGMEAMADRMVDDMLDHGSPADLVEHLAFPLPVYVICAMLGVPESDRDLFKAWSDTFLNMTKYTRPETEAAHGAFAEYMRGLIARKREAPGDDLLSRLMDGADADGRPMSHDGLVATGQALLLAGHETTAGFISMMTAHLLSDRTRWERLLADPSLIRSAVEEVLRYDANGSGFGMLRYVHEDIELAGGTVRRGTTVVCSMASANRDERAWENADSMDLGRSPNPHLTFGAGPHSCLGQPLARTELQAVLGVLLRRLPTLELAVEPGELQRHEGMLTTPLRELPVRW; from the coding sequence CCGGGTGACGTTCCCCAGCGGCGACGAGGCGGCTCTGCTGACGCGGTACGAGGACGTCAGGGCGGCTCTCTCCGACCCGAGGCTGAGCCGGGAAGGGCTGGCCTCGCCGGACGCCGCACGGGTGTCGGCCGGTGAGGCGGAGGGCATTTTCAGCAGCCCCATGGCCAGGGCCCTCAACGACGAGGGGCATGAGCGCTGGCGGCGGATGGTCGGCAAGTGGTTCACCGCCAGGCGGATGGCGGCACTGAAGCCCGGCATGGAGGCCATGGCGGACCGGATGGTCGACGACATGCTGGACCACGGCTCCCCGGCGGACCTGGTGGAGCACCTCGCCTTTCCGCTGCCGGTCTACGTCATCTGCGCCATGCTCGGTGTGCCGGAGAGCGACCGTGACCTGTTCAAGGCGTGGTCGGACACCTTCCTCAACATGACGAAGTACACCCGCCCGGAGACCGAGGCCGCGCACGGCGCGTTCGCCGAGTACATGAGGGGTCTCATCGCCCGAAAGCGCGAGGCGCCGGGCGACGATCTGCTCAGCCGGCTCATGGACGGGGCCGACGCCGACGGCCGGCCGATGTCCCACGACGGCCTGGTGGCCACCGGGCAGGCGCTGCTGCTGGCGGGGCACGAGACCACCGCGGGGTTCATCTCGATGATGACCGCCCACCTCCTCTCCGACCGGACCCGCTGGGAACGGCTGCTGGCGGACCCGTCGCTGATCCGCTCCGCCGTGGAGGAGGTGCTCCGCTACGACGCCAACGGCAGCGGTTTCGGCATGCTCCGCTATGTGCACGAGGACATCGAACTGGCGGGTGGCACGGTGCGGCGCGGCACCACCGTGGTGTGCAGCATGGCCTCGGCCAACCGGGACGAGCGCGCCTGGGAGAACGCGGACTCCATGGACCTCGGGCGCTCCCCCAACCCCCATCTCACCTTCGGCGCGGGACCCCACTCGTGTCTCGGCCAGCCGCTGGCCCGCACCGAGTTGCAGGCGGTGCTCGGCGTGCTGCTCCGGCGCCTGCCCACTCTGGAACTCGCCGTCGAACCGGGCGAGTTGCAACGCCACGAGGGCATGCTCACCACGCCCCTGCGTGAACTGCCGGTGCGCTGGTGA
- a CDS encoding TetR/AcrR family transcriptional regulator codes for MAAAERLFAEQGLSAVSNRQIAEAAGQGNVTAVSYHFGSRTELVRAIMTKHGEQVELIRGQHVSAASAGGNGADVRVWVSCLVRPVTEHLASLGSPSWQARFAVQVMTDPLMRALVTDEALTRPHLLQTLDGLGRCLDDGLPSPVRADRGTMARHLITHTCAERERAQADGLVPSSATSWQETADALCDAITGLLTAPVTSLRPESSPTPKSSPHPRKQDPA; via the coding sequence ATGGCCGCGGCCGAGCGGCTCTTCGCGGAGCAGGGGCTGTCCGCCGTGTCGAACCGCCAGATCGCCGAGGCGGCGGGCCAGGGCAATGTGACGGCCGTCAGCTACCACTTCGGCAGCCGGACCGAACTCGTCCGCGCCATCATGACCAAGCACGGCGAGCAGGTGGAGCTGATCCGCGGGCAGCATGTGTCGGCCGCTTCGGCCGGAGGGAACGGGGCGGACGTACGGGTCTGGGTGAGCTGCCTGGTCCGCCCGGTCACCGAGCACCTGGCCTCGCTCGGCTCCCCCTCCTGGCAGGCGCGGTTCGCCGTCCAGGTCATGACGGACCCCCTGATGCGCGCCCTGGTCACCGACGAGGCCCTCACCCGCCCTCATCTGCTCCAGACCCTCGACGGACTCGGCCGCTGCCTGGACGACGGCCTTCCCTCCCCCGTACGGGCCGATCGCGGGACCATGGCCCGCCATCTGATCACCCACACCTGCGCGGAACGTGAACGCGCCCAGGCCGACGGGCTCGTACCGTCCTCGGCCACCTCCTGGCAGGAGACGGCCGACGCGCTGTGCGACGCGATCACCGGACTGCTCACCGCCCCCGTCACCTCCCTCCGTCCCGAGAGCTCCCCCACCCCGAAGAGCTCCCCCCACCCAAGGAAGCAGGACCCCGCATGA
- a CDS encoding LacI family DNA-binding transcriptional regulator — translation MGVSLKDVAQRAGVSIKTVSNVVNNYQHVTPKMRAKVQQAIDELGYRPNLTARHLRKGRTGIIALAVPEFGNPYFAELAGEVVDAAARHDYTVLVDHTGGLREKELLVSQGFRSHVIDGLILSPIHLETEDLMARTETAPLVLLGEREYEAPYDHIAIDNVAAAREAVAHLIALGHRRIAFLGSRTGQERQPAHLRLRGWREELAASGIAPDESLVVVTDGYGREDGAAAMASLLDRGERPDAVFAYNDMIAIGAMRTITERGLTIPGDIAVVGFDDIEESRYGTTTLTTIAPDKAAIARLAVDSLVERLAGTPVAEPRRPRPGYRLVVRESTGPRQSR, via the coding sequence GTGGGCGTCAGCCTCAAGGACGTAGCTCAACGGGCGGGCGTGTCCATCAAGACCGTGTCGAACGTGGTCAACAACTACCAGCACGTCACCCCCAAGATGCGGGCCAAGGTGCAGCAGGCGATCGACGAGCTCGGCTACCGGCCGAACCTCACCGCCCGCCATCTGCGCAAGGGCCGCACCGGGATCATCGCGCTGGCGGTGCCCGAGTTCGGCAACCCGTACTTCGCGGAGCTGGCCGGTGAGGTCGTCGACGCGGCCGCCCGGCACGACTACACGGTCCTGGTCGACCACACCGGCGGCCTGCGCGAGAAGGAGCTGCTGGTCAGCCAGGGGTTCCGGTCCCACGTCATCGACGGGCTCATCCTCAGCCCCATCCACCTGGAGACCGAGGACCTGATGGCCCGTACGGAGACGGCACCGCTGGTGCTGCTGGGCGAGCGGGAGTACGAGGCGCCCTACGACCACATCGCCATCGACAACGTGGCCGCAGCCCGCGAGGCCGTCGCCCACCTCATCGCCCTCGGCCACCGCCGGATCGCCTTCCTCGGCTCCCGTACCGGACAGGAACGCCAGCCCGCCCACCTCCGGCTGCGCGGCTGGCGCGAAGAGCTGGCCGCCTCCGGCATCGCACCCGACGAGTCCCTCGTGGTCGTCACCGACGGCTACGGGAGGGAGGACGGCGCCGCCGCCATGGCCTCGCTCCTCGACCGGGGCGAGCGGCCCGACGCCGTGTTCGCGTACAACGACATGATCGCGATCGGCGCCATGCGCACCATCACCGAACGCGGCCTCACCATCCCGGGCGACATCGCCGTCGTCGGCTTCGACGACATCGAGGAGAGCCGTTACGGGACCACCACCCTCACCACCATCGCGCCCGACAAGGCGGCCATCGCCCGGCTCGCCGTCGACAGCCTCGTCGAACGTCTCGCCGGCACCCCGGTCGCCGAACCCCGGCGGCCGCGCCCCGGCTACCGCCTCGTCGTCCGCGAATCCACCGGACCCCGCCAGTCCCGCTAG
- a CDS encoding cytochrome P450 has protein sequence MTTDSTTTAPTGLPDFPQPRSAKCPFDPSPEMRALSDHGPLTRVRSWGGTTPWAVTGHAEQKALLSDPRLSAEFSRPGFPSPVDPRHAHAGGTDLSFVGMDDPEHARLRRMVSGAFTVKRVEAMRPLVQRMADDHIDRLLAGPNPADLVTALALPIPSLVISEMLGVPYSDHEFFQTNSKTLVSAVATAEERGLAHRSLVDYLHQLVGEKQAKPGDDLLSAFARRIEAGELTRAEAATMGVLLLLGGHETTANMISLGTLLLLDHPDQLARIRDTDDPSVVATAVEELLRYLSIVHLGRRRTAVEDIEVGGTTIRAGDGVILLGELANRDPAVFPDPDRLDITRNARLHQAFGAGTHHCVGQPLARMELQVIYPTLFRRIPTLRAAEERDRIPFKYDAVVYGLHALPVTW, from the coding sequence TTGACCACCGATTCCACGACCACCGCCCCCACCGGGCTCCCCGACTTCCCCCAGCCCCGCTCGGCCAAGTGCCCCTTCGACCCCTCTCCGGAGATGCGCGCGCTGAGCGACCACGGCCCCCTCACCCGGGTCCGGTCGTGGGGCGGCACCACCCCCTGGGCGGTGACCGGCCACGCCGAGCAGAAGGCCCTGCTCTCGGACCCCCGGCTCAGCGCGGAGTTCTCCCGCCCCGGCTTCCCCAGCCCCGTCGACCCGCGGCACGCGCACGCGGGCGGCACCGACCTCAGCTTCGTCGGGATGGACGACCCCGAACACGCCCGCCTGCGCCGCATGGTCAGCGGCGCGTTCACCGTCAAACGGGTCGAGGCGATGCGCCCCCTCGTGCAGCGGATGGCCGACGACCACATCGACCGGCTCCTGGCCGGCCCCAACCCGGCCGACCTCGTGACGGCCCTCGCCCTGCCGATCCCGTCCCTGGTCATCTCGGAGATGCTCGGAGTCCCCTACAGCGACCACGAGTTCTTCCAGACCAACAGCAAGACCCTGGTCTCGGCCGTCGCGACGGCCGAGGAACGCGGCTTGGCCCACCGCAGCCTCGTCGACTACCTCCACCAGCTCGTCGGCGAGAAACAGGCCAAGCCCGGGGACGACCTGCTCTCGGCGTTCGCCCGGCGGATCGAGGCCGGGGAGCTGACCCGTGCCGAGGCCGCCACCATGGGCGTCCTGCTGCTCCTCGGCGGCCACGAGACCACGGCCAACATGATCAGCCTCGGCACGCTGCTGCTCCTGGACCACCCCGACCAGCTCGCCCGCATCCGCGACACCGACGACCCGTCCGTCGTCGCCACCGCCGTGGAGGAGTTGCTGCGCTACCTCTCCATCGTCCATCTGGGGCGCCGCAGGACAGCGGTGGAGGACATCGAGGTCGGCGGCACCACCATTCGCGCGGGTGACGGGGTGATCCTCCTCGGCGAGCTGGCCAACCGCGACCCCGCCGTCTTCCCCGACCCCGACCGGCTCGACATCACCCGCAACGCCCGCCTGCACCAGGCGTTCGGTGCCGGGACCCACCACTGCGTCGGCCAGCCCCTGGCCAGGATGGAGCTCCAGGTCATCTACCCGACGCTCTTCCGGCGGATCCCCACCCTGCGGGCCGCCGAGGAGAGGGACCGTATCCCCTTCAAGTACGACGCGGTCGTCTACGGCCTGCACGCGCTGCCCGTCACCTGGTAG
- a CDS encoding FAD-dependent oxidoreductase, which produces MNPPSTVLVAGAGAAGLTTVEALRRKGFAGRITVLGAEGPAPYDRPPLSKQVLAGTWDAERAQLRTREALDALDADFRLGEAAVSLDAAARTVTTSAGRTLGADAVVLATGLRPRTLPGAAGVGGVHVLRTLADAQALRGELLTASAVVVVGDGVLGSEVAATVRQMGPAVTLVGPQPAPMAAQIGASTAQHLAALHHRHGVELRGRTLMDGLVTEGGRVRGVRLVSGESVPADLVVAAVGSTPATDWLTGSGLRALDGVVCDSRCRAAEGIYAVGDVARWHHEVLGTSLRLENRTNAAEQALVVAANILGEDRPYTPVPYYWSDQFDVKIQVYGAPTPEAEAHVVEGSPEEGRFVVRFTQGDATVGVLGWNMPKQARLHRQTLLERYVRPSAPTPL; this is translated from the coding sequence GTGAACCCGCCCTCGACCGTCCTGGTCGCCGGTGCCGGGGCCGCCGGGCTCACCACGGTGGAGGCCTTGCGCCGCAAGGGTTTCGCGGGCCGGATCACCGTACTGGGAGCGGAGGGCCCAGCTCCGTACGACCGGCCGCCGCTCTCCAAGCAGGTGCTCGCCGGAACGTGGGACGCCGAACGCGCCCAGTTGCGTACGCGGGAAGCACTCGACGCACTGGACGCCGACTTCCGGCTCGGCGAGGCGGCGGTCTCCCTGGACGCGGCCGCGCGGACCGTGACCACCTCGGCCGGGCGGACGCTCGGCGCGGACGCCGTCGTGCTGGCGACCGGGCTGCGCCCGCGAACGCTCCCCGGAGCGGCGGGAGTCGGCGGCGTCCATGTGCTGCGGACCCTGGCCGACGCGCAGGCGCTGCGCGGCGAGCTGCTCACCGCGTCCGCTGTCGTGGTGGTCGGCGACGGCGTCCTGGGCAGTGAAGTCGCCGCGACCGTACGGCAGATGGGGCCCGCCGTCACGCTGGTGGGGCCTCAACCGGCCCCCATGGCCGCCCAGATCGGGGCCTCGACGGCACAACACCTCGCCGCTCTGCACCACAGGCACGGGGTCGAACTGCGCGGCCGGACCCTGATGGACGGGCTGGTCACCGAGGGCGGCCGGGTGCGCGGGGTGCGGCTGGTCTCCGGCGAGAGCGTCCCGGCCGATCTCGTCGTGGCGGCGGTCGGCTCCACTCCGGCCACCGACTGGCTGACGGGCAGCGGCCTGCGGGCCCTGGACGGGGTGGTGTGCGACTCCCGTTGCCGCGCGGCGGAGGGCATCTACGCGGTCGGGGACGTGGCCCGCTGGCACCACGAGGTGCTGGGTACCTCCCTCCGGCTGGAGAACCGGACGAACGCGGCCGAGCAGGCCCTCGTCGTCGCCGCGAACATCCTCGGCGAGGACCGCCCGTACACGCCGGTCCCCTACTACTGGAGCGACCAGTTCGACGTGAAGATCCAGGTCTACGGCGCACCGACGCCCGAGGCCGAGGCGCACGTCGTGGAGGGCTCCCCCGAGGAGGGGCGGTTCGTCGTCCGCTTCACACAGGGGGACGCCACCGTCGGCGTGCTCGGCTGGAACATGCCCAAGCAGGCCCGCCTCCACCGGCAGACGCTCCTGGAGCGGTACGTCCGCCCCTCCGCACCGACCCCGCTGTGA
- a CDS encoding ferredoxin, which translates to MKITVDEEKCCGAGQCVLIAPEVFDQREDDGIVILLDAEPPADQHAAVRESAEVCPALAIHIGEGS; encoded by the coding sequence ATGAAGATCACGGTCGATGAGGAAAAGTGCTGCGGCGCAGGCCAGTGCGTGCTGATCGCGCCCGAGGTGTTCGACCAGCGTGAGGACGACGGCATCGTCATCCTCCTGGACGCCGAGCCTCCGGCGGACCAGCACGCCGCCGTCCGCGAGTCCGCCGAGGTCTGCCCCGCGCTCGCCATCCACATCGGTGAGGGTTCGTGA